A window of Bacteroidota bacterium contains these coding sequences:
- a CDS encoding acyl carrier protein, with translation MDSIEIFIGKIEKEIDGIQPGTLKPETNYRDLPEWSSMHALVLIALSETEYNVTLTGEDLRVCKTVSDLYSIIKSRN, from the coding sequence ATGGATAGTATTGAAATTTTTATCGGGAAGATTGAAAAGGAAATCGACGGAATTCAGCCGGGTACATTGAAACCCGAAACGAATTACCGTGACCTGCCCGAATGGAGTTCCATGCACGCGCTCGTTCTCATTGCACTTTCTGAAACCGAATACAACGTGACACTCACCGGCGAAGATCTGCGCGTATGCAAAACAGTGAGCGATCTTTACAGCATTATCAAAAGCCGTAACTGA
- a CDS encoding SDR family oxidoreductase — translation MTTPFHLDGKKILVTGASSGIGRQICISISKMGASVILNGRNEKELNETLKLLSGKDHQIIAADLTSPADREKLVNGISALDGFVHCAGSVQPFPVKFIDQKKIDETINLNYESTVLLMAALLRAKKINNNASLVFLSSISSQHPHKGGALYAGTKAATEAFMKVLALELYPQGVRANCISPAMVKTPLYAYAEKDASKETMDAHVAKYPLGVGMPDDVANAAIYLLSPASRWVTGINITLDGGFLLGV, via the coding sequence ATGACTACTCCTTTTCATCTCGACGGAAAAAAAATACTGGTCACCGGAGCTTCTTCCGGCATTGGCCGGCAAATCTGTATTTCCATTTCAAAGATGGGAGCAAGCGTGATCCTCAACGGAAGAAATGAAAAAGAACTGAATGAAACATTGAAATTACTCTCTGGAAAAGATCATCAGATTATTGCTGCTGATCTCACTTCTCCTGCGGATCGTGAAAAATTAGTGAATGGAATTTCTGCACTCGACGGATTCGTGCATTGCGCAGGAAGTGTTCAACCTTTTCCAGTGAAATTCATTGACCAGAAAAAAATTGACGAAACAATTAATCTGAATTATGAATCGACGGTCCTGCTGATGGCAGCATTGCTCCGCGCAAAAAAAATAAACAACAACGCTTCACTTGTTTTTCTTTCTTCCATTTCATCGCAACATCCGCACAAAGGCGGAGCGCTTTATGCCGGTACCAAAGCGGCAACAGAAGCATTCATGAAAGTGCTCGCACTCGAGTTGTACCCGCAGGGCGTGCGCGCGAATTGCATTTCTCCAGCTATGGTAAAAACCCCTTTGTATGCGTACGCGGAAAAAGATGCATCGAAAGAAACGATGGATGCTCATGTTGCAAAATATCCGCTCGGCGTGGGAATGCCTGATGATGTTGCCAACGCCGCCATCTATCTCCTTTCTCCTGCTTCACGATGGGTGACGGGAATAAATATTACTTTGGACGGAGGATTCCTCCTCGGCGTATGA
- a CDS encoding aspartyl/asparaginyl beta-hydroxylase domain-containing protein encodes MKAIWEKDSGVEIKPWYSYHGGKYSGALPSFFDETGWAWLEEGRKNYAAIRQEIEILMMQKTNSLEPYFNKGLVNEGGKWEVVKFFFWGQRVSENCTACPQLNRFLSGIPGLLTAGLSHLAPHTRIHPHLGDTNTVARCHLGLKIPAQLPQCGLKVKEESRSWKEGEWIIFCDAYEHTAWNETDEARFILIIDVLLPRFLDKRNDVAANVLSLLKLQELEGRKKWVRKLPGKIRGMIRRYYKSKLK; translated from the coding sequence ATGAAAGCTATTTGGGAAAAAGATTCAGGAGTGGAAATAAAACCGTGGTATTCCTATCACGGTGGAAAATATTCCGGTGCACTTCCCTCTTTTTTCGATGAAACCGGTTGGGCCTGGCTCGAAGAAGGAAGAAAAAATTACGCAGCGATCCGCCAGGAAATTGAAATCCTGATGATGCAGAAAACAAATTCGCTGGAACCTTATTTCAATAAAGGGCTCGTGAATGAAGGCGGAAAATGGGAAGTGGTGAAATTTTTTTTCTGGGGACAACGCGTATCTGAAAACTGCACGGCATGCCCGCAACTGAACCGGTTTCTTTCGGGAATACCCGGTTTGCTCACTGCAGGACTCAGCCACCTCGCTCCGCACACGCGCATTCACCCGCACCTGGGCGACACGAACACGGTGGCGCGCTGTCACCTCGGTTTGAAAATTCCGGCGCAACTTCCGCAATGCGGATTGAAAGTGAAAGAGGAATCGCGATCGTGGAAAGAAGGAGAATGGATCATTTTCTGCGATGCCTACGAACACACCGCGTGGAATGAAACTGACGAAGCACGATTCATTCTCATTATCGATGTGTTGTTGCCGCGATTTCTGGATAAACGAAATGACGTTGCTGCGAATGTACTTTCACTTTTAAAATTGCAGGAACTTGAAGGAAGAAAAAAATGGGTGCGTAAATTGCCGGGGAAGATCCGCGGAATGATACGGCGTTATTACAAATCGAAATTGAAATGA
- a CDS encoding glycosyltransferase family 2 protein has protein sequence MKINLLSIVIPVYNSEETLNDLFSEIDKTLSGKQNYELILVDDGSRDHSWENILKLKEANAEKIKGIRLSKNFGQHNAIVCGFSFASGDAVLTMDDDLQHPPAEIPKLIQRFEETNSDVVYGIYESKQHSSMRNAGSSFVQKSSRIAVGNSGLGSSFRLMKKNIAEQILSHRHQAQLFIDEILHWYTTKFSTVEVEHHPRKAGKSGYTFLKLTTMYFDVVINYTAVPLKIMTWVGLFSSIVTFVLGVRFIYLKLMFGSKPGFTATIVTVLFATSLLMFCMGIIGQYLNKLYQLQNRRPAWSIDEVA, from the coding sequence ATGAAAATCAATTTACTTTCCATTGTCATTCCCGTTTACAACAGTGAAGAAACACTGAACGATCTTTTTTCGGAGATTGATAAAACACTTTCCGGAAAACAGAATTATGAATTGATATTAGTGGACGATGGCAGCCGTGACCACAGTTGGGAAAATATCCTGAAGCTGAAAGAAGCGAATGCAGAAAAAATAAAAGGGATCCGCCTTTCAAAAAATTTCGGCCAGCACAACGCCATCGTCTGCGGATTCAGCTTTGCTTCGGGTGATGCCGTGCTTACGATGGATGATGATCTGCAACATCCTCCTGCTGAAATTCCGAAACTCATTCAGCGTTTTGAAGAAACAAATTCAGACGTGGTCTATGGAATTTACGAATCGAAACAACACAGTTCCATGCGCAATGCGGGGAGTTCGTTCGTTCAGAAAAGCTCCAGGATCGCCGTGGGAAATTCAGGACTCGGAAGTTCTTTCCGGCTGATGAAAAAAAATATTGCAGAACAAATTCTCTCGCATCGCCACCAGGCACAACTTTTTATTGACGAAATTCTCCATTGGTACACCACGAAATTTTCTACCGTTGAAGTGGAACACCATCCGCGCAAAGCAGGAAAATCGGGGTACACGTTTCTGAAACTTACAACGATGTATTTCGATGTGGTCATCAATTATACTGCAGTTCCGCTGAAGATCATGACCTGGGTAGGATTATTTTCTTCCATCGTAACGTTTGTTCTCGGTGTGCGTTTCATTTATTTAAAACTCATGTTCGGTTCCAAGCCGGGATTCACCGCAACGATCGTCACTGTTCTTTTCGCAACGAGTTTGCTTATGTTCTGCATGGGAATCATCGGGCAATATCTCAACAAACTTTACCAGTTGCAGAACAGAAGGCCGGCGTGGTCAATCGATGAAGTAGCCTGA
- a CDS encoding sulfotransferase domain-containing protein: MPVFFIKIKLQLKGFLLRLFFFKVEQDLLRGKLHTQSNRPSFIFFTVHKAASSLLSQRLAPFFRKNNYRVADLSSYFAKTGLQRRESFLADEDLRARVFSVNGIFHVAFRFPFSIPVFSDVKILLVLRDPRDVLVSHYFSTKYSHPALNSDFFALKEKAGSLSIDEYVKYITPDFKKRFRTYLTWIGKPNVLFMKYETLISDPQSFEDSLSVFADLPVEKGEIVSEKDFMQEKEDVHAHKRYVRAGDHKNKLQKETIVWLNGEFSETLAALGYEN; encoded by the coding sequence ATGCCTGTCTTCTTCATTAAAATAAAATTGCAACTGAAAGGATTTTTACTCCGTTTGTTTTTTTTCAAAGTGGAGCAGGATCTTCTGAGAGGGAAACTGCACACGCAGAGCAACCGTCCTTCTTTTATTTTTTTTACGGTGCATAAAGCGGCGTCTTCTTTGCTTTCACAGCGGCTCGCTCCTTTTTTCAGGAAAAATAATTACCGGGTGGCTGATCTCAGTTCTTATTTTGCAAAAACCGGATTGCAGCGCCGCGAAAGTTTTCTTGCGGATGAAGATCTGCGCGCACGGGTGTTTTCGGTGAATGGAATTTTTCATGTGGCATTCCGTTTCCCGTTCAGCATTCCGGTTTTCAGCGATGTGAAAATTCTTCTTGTGTTGCGTGACCCGCGTGATGTGTTGGTGTCACATTACTTCAGTACAAAATATTCTCATCCTGCGCTGAACTCCGATTTTTTTGCGCTGAAAGAAAAAGCAGGGTCACTTTCCATTGATGAATACGTGAAATATATTACGCCCGATTTCAAAAAAAGATTCCGCACCTATCTCACGTGGATCGGCAAACCAAATGTGTTGTTCATGAAATATGAAACGCTCATCAGCGATCCGCAGTCATTCGAGGATTCACTTTCTGTATTTGCCGATCTGCCGGTGGAAAAAGGAGAAATTGTAAGTGAAAAAGATTTTATGCAGGAAAAAGAAGACGTGCATGCGCACAAGCGTTACGTGCGCGCGGGCGATCATAAAAATAAATTGCAGAAGGAAACAATTGTGTGGCTCAATGGGGAATTTTCGGAAACGCTGGCGGCGCTGGGGTATGAGAATTGA
- a CDS encoding ketoacyl-ACP synthase III yields the protein MSVTIQSSSWFQPEKIYTNEDFFREFPETIGAGLEKIGVVSRAIASEDDVSSDLALKAAQKLLKDQNFDKNKLGLLVYCSADFDYYTPATACVLHGKLDLPHHCGAFDLTLGCSAFIYALSAINGMLQLNEIDHALLLTASTLTRLIHPKDRPNRFLFGDAGSATLISRSGNGSLGPFVFGTDGKGFEKIIVRDGYLRHPLSDSSYKDEKDEYGNITNPASFYMDGMNVFLFSLRIVPKMLNELFEKAHLNKNEIDLFIFHQPNVFLNETLRKKLDIPENKFVHCMDKFGNTVQATIPIAICESMKNGRLKPGMTVVLAGFGVGLSWSACIARF from the coding sequence ATGTCAGTCACCATCCAATCCTCATCCTGGTTTCAACCCGAAAAAATCTATACCAACGAGGACTTTTTCAGGGAATTTCCGGAAACTATCGGTGCCGGGCTTGAAAAAATAGGTGTTGTTTCGAGGGCGATCGCTTCGGAAGATGATGTTTCTTCTGATCTCGCTCTCAAAGCCGCTCAAAAGCTTTTGAAGGATCAGAATTTCGACAAGAATAAATTGGGACTCCTGGTTTATTGCTCCGCCGATTTCGATTACTACACACCGGCAACGGCCTGCGTACTCCATGGCAAACTGGATCTTCCTCATCATTGCGGTGCATTCGATCTTACTCTCGGATGCAGTGCATTCATCTACGCGCTATCTGCCATTAACGGAATGTTGCAACTCAATGAAATTGATCACGCACTTTTGCTTACTGCGTCAACATTAACCCGTTTGATACATCCGAAAGACCGGCCGAACAGATTTCTGTTTGGTGATGCAGGATCTGCAACTCTTATTTCCAGATCGGGAAATGGCTCGCTTGGACCATTCGTTTTCGGCACCGATGGAAAAGGTTTTGAAAAGATAATTGTGCGCGACGGTTATCTCCGACATCCGCTAAGTGATTCTTCTTACAAGGATGAAAAAGATGAATACGGCAACATCACCAACCCTGCAAGTTTTTACATGGACGGGATGAACGTCTTTCTTTTTTCGTTGCGCATTGTACCGAAAATGCTGAATGAACTTTTTGAGAAAGCACATTTGAATAAAAATGAGATCGATCTTTTTATTTTTCATCAGCCGAATGTTTTTCTGAATGAAACGCTGCGGAAAAAATTGGACATTCCGGAAAATAAATTCGTACACTGTATGGATAAATTCGGCAATACTGTGCAAGCCACTATTCCTATTGCCATTTGTGAATCGATGAAGAACGGAAGATTAAAACCGGGAATGACCGTGGTACTTGCCGGATTCGGCGTGGGACTTTCCTGGAGCGCATGCATTGCCCGATTCTGA
- a CDS encoding GNAT family N-acetyltransferase yields MIIDGFGIRLVRLTHDDIELVRIHRNSENIKRFMEYQEEITVKMQEKWFASIDNEFNNYFIIEFKEEKCGLIYGAQIDWEKKETGNGGIFIWNEKYMETPVPLAASLVLTDLSFLTGFERTFVKIVRDNYPAIAFNRNLGYEILRGQENEKNQRYVLEKSNYEKKSARFRESFVKMYGDVFLGTLNDPHHPSSEKIIAIYDSLPAESRRRLQLKIG; encoded by the coding sequence ATGATCATCGATGGATTCGGAATTCGTTTGGTTCGCCTCACACACGACGACATTGAACTGGTGCGCATTCACCGCAATTCGGAAAACATAAAACGTTTCATGGAATACCAGGAAGAGATCACAGTGAAAATGCAGGAAAAATGGTTCGCCTCCATTGACAACGAATTCAATAATTATTTCATCATCGAATTCAAAGAAGAAAAATGCGGGCTCATTTACGGTGCGCAGATCGACTGGGAAAAAAAAGAAACCGGCAACGGCGGGATTTTTATCTGGAATGAAAAATACATGGAAACTCCTGTCCCGCTCGCGGCTTCACTCGTGCTCACTGATCTTTCTTTCCTTACGGGATTTGAAAGAACATTCGTGAAAATTGTCCGCGACAATTATCCGGCCATTGCCTTCAACCGCAATCTCGGTTATGAAATTCTTCGCGGACAGGAAAATGAAAAGAACCAGCGTTATGTACTGGAGAAAAGTAATTATGAAAAAAAATCGGCGCGCTTCCGCGAATCATTCGTGAAAATGTACGGCGATGTTTTTCTTGGAACATTGAATGATCCGCATCATCCTTCCTCTGAAAAAATTATTGCAATTTACGACTCTCTTCCTGCGGAAAGCAGGCGGCGGCTTCAATTGAAAATCGGATGA
- a CDS encoding ketoacyl-ACP synthase III: MAMFSTSGTRIMGIAAAVPFPSEKNSDYGKISEQERNMLVKTTGIHQRHIAPPGITTSDLCKAAAEKIISELNWNKDGIDLLVFVSQSPDHFLPASSVILQNKLGLSKTTAAFDINLGCSGYVYGLSVVSSMMATGGFRKALLLAGDISTHAITPEDKSTWPLFGDAGTATAIEFDLQKKIFFNLQSDGSGYEAIIIPDGGLRNPISEKTYVKEEKEKGIMRHRRNLWLNGLDVFNFSVREAPPNISAVVEFAGMKTDDVDFFILHQANRLMNETIRKKLKIPIEKVPYSLDDFGNTSSASIPLTIATRLKENIRSPKKIVLSGFGVGLSWASAYLETEKIICPEVIFV, translated from the coding sequence ATGGCGATGTTCTCCACGAGCGGAACGCGCATCATGGGAATTGCTGCAGCAGTTCCTTTTCCGTCAGAAAAAAATTCTGATTACGGAAAAATTTCAGAACAGGAACGGAATATGCTTGTGAAAACCACTGGTATTCACCAAAGACACATTGCCCCGCCCGGAATTACCACATCGGATCTTTGCAAAGCTGCGGCAGAAAAAATTATTTCAGAATTGAACTGGAATAAAGACGGGATCGATCTTCTTGTTTTTGTTTCCCAGTCGCCCGACCATTTTCTTCCGGCATCATCTGTCATTCTACAGAATAAACTGGGGCTGAGTAAAACTACTGCCGCATTCGACATCAATCTCGGCTGCAGCGGATATGTTTACGGACTTTCCGTAGTTTCTTCCATGATGGCAACCGGCGGATTCAGAAAAGCATTGCTGCTCGCCGGCGATATTTCCACGCACGCGATCACACCCGAAGACAAAAGTACCTGGCCGCTTTTCGGTGATGCAGGAACGGCAACTGCAATTGAATTTGATCTGCAGAAAAAAATATTTTTTAATTTACAAAGCGACGGAAGCGGATATGAAGCGATCATCATTCCCGATGGAGGATTGCGGAATCCGATCAGCGAAAAAACGTATGTGAAGGAAGAAAAAGAAAAAGGAATTATGCGTCACCGCAGAAATCTATGGCTGAACGGGCTCGATGTTTTTAATTTTTCTGTGCGCGAAGCTCCGCCGAATATTTCTGCCGTAGTTGAATTTGCAGGAATGAAAACCGATGATGTTGATTTTTTCATTCTTCACCAGGCCAACCGGTTGATGAATGAAACCATCCGCAAAAAACTTAAAATTCCTATTGAGAAAGTTCCCTATTCACTTGACGATTTCGGCAATACGAGTTCCGCTTCTATTCCACTGACGATTGCCACTCGACTCAAAGAAAATATTCGCTCTCCGAAAAAAATAGTGCTCAGCGGATTCGGCGTAGGACTTTCATGGGCATCCGCTTATCTCGAAACTGAAAAGATCATTTGCCCGGAAGTGATTTTTGTTTAA
- a CDS encoding sulfotransferase family 2 domain-containing protein, which produces MNPDKIIFLHIPKTAGTTLHTVMARNYPKKNILTINAIRWPEKLETLEGRKKESVKILTGHVPFGAHEFIDGKNYEYFTLLREPIDRTISHYYQVLRTPQHHFAKQMAEKKYSLKQLMDSGDLLYVDNLQTRMISGDLRIPYGSVNENTLQKALDNIEKHFSVVGLQNKFDETLLLIAEHYHWKFPWYRRQQISKNRVRVADLDKTTLDSVIEYNRIDQKLFEIINQKMEATLREEGNDFKERVEKFRRRNLRFTKLINAIPFFPKVRGE; this is translated from the coding sequence ATGAATCCGGATAAAATTATTTTTCTTCACATTCCGAAAACGGCGGGCACCACCCTGCACACCGTGATGGCGCGGAATTATCCGAAAAAAAATATACTCACGATCAATGCCATCCGCTGGCCGGAAAAATTGGAAACACTCGAAGGAAGAAAAAAAGAATCGGTGAAAATTCTTACCGGCCATGTTCCATTCGGCGCACACGAATTCATCGACGGAAAAAATTACGAGTACTTCACTTTATTGCGCGAACCCATTGACCGCACCATTTCGCATTACTACCAGGTACTGCGTACACCGCAACATCATTTTGCAAAACAAATGGCGGAAAAAAAATATTCGCTGAAGCAACTCATGGACAGCGGCGACCTGCTTTACGTCGATAATTTACAAACGAGAATGATCAGCGGTGATTTGCGGATTCCCTATGGAAGTGTAAATGAAAACACATTGCAGAAAGCGCTCGACAATATTGAAAAACATTTTTCCGTGGTGGGACTCCAGAATAAATTTGATGAAACGCTTTTGCTGATCGCGGAACATTACCACTGGAAATTTCCCTGGTATCGCCGGCAACAAATTTCAAAGAATCGAGTGCGCGTGGCCGATCTCGATAAAACAACGCTCGATTCGGTGATCGAATACAACCGCATCGATCAGAAATTATTCGAGATCATCAATCAGAAAATGGAAGCGACGCTGCGTGAAGAAGGAAATGATTTTAAAGAGCGCGTTGAAAAATTCCGCAGGAGAAATCTGCGCTTCACCAAACTCATCAATGCGATTCCGTTTTTTCCGAAGGTAAGAGGGGAGTGA
- a CDS encoding sulfotransferase domain-containing protein: MPRTAKQYFRWIKVKLGLFDEGAFRLAIDEIRKDDTFIVSFPKSGNTWMRFLIANLISGEKEISFRNIDSIVPDIYSANEKVNSLSSPRFIKSHDAYFDLFPKCIYMVRDYRDVFVSFFHYHKALGEFKGEILDYLNAIDSLHPFGKWNEHVEKALAFSEKNPKKILLVKYEDLLADTKNEMERIISFAAIKPKRTVAEAIATSEFSALKEKEEKSGSEFRDRSGKYFFREGKSGGWKCFLPEAEAKTITDSFPALWKKLGY, translated from the coding sequence ATGCCCCGCACGGCAAAACAATATTTCCGCTGGATAAAAGTGAAGCTCGGCCTTTTCGATGAAGGCGCTTTCCGTTTGGCTATCGATGAGATCAGGAAAGACGACACGTTCATTGTTTCGTTTCCTAAATCGGGCAACACGTGGATGCGTTTTCTCATTGCGAATCTCATCAGCGGTGAAAAAGAGATCAGTTTCCGGAATATCGATTCCATTGTTCCTGATATTTATTCGGCGAATGAAAAAGTGAATTCACTTTCGTCTCCCCGCTTCATCAAATCGCACGACGCTTACTTCGATCTTTTTCCGAAATGCATTTACATGGTGCGCGATTACCGCGATGTTTTCGTTTCTTTTTTTCATTACCACAAAGCGCTCGGCGAATTCAAAGGAGAAATTTTAGATTACTTAAACGCGATCGATTCACTTCATCCATTCGGAAAATGGAATGAGCATGTGGAAAAAGCATTGGCATTCTCAGAAAAAAATCCGAAAAAAATTCTCCTTGTGAAATATGAAGATTTGCTCGCTGACACAAAAAATGAAATGGAAAGAATTATTTCATTCGCGGCCATAAAACCCAAACGCACGGTTGCGGAAGCGATCGCTACGAGTGAATTTTCTGCACTGAAAGAAAAAGAAGAAAAATCCGGCAGTGAATTCCGCGATAGAAGCGGAAAATATTTTTTTCGTGAAGGGAAAAGCGGCGGGTGGAAATGTTTTCTTCCAGAAGCTGAAGCAAAAACAATTACCGATTCATTTCCCGCACTATGGAAAAAACTCGGCTACTGA